The window GCCTCACGAAGTGGATTCTATTATCTTTTCCGTCTGCCAAGTTTTATGGTTAACGATAATCGGCCGCTCCGCGAAGAAAAATGCCCTCAAGGGAAAAGTGATTTCCACCAACTGGAAGAGTGAACTAGAAGCGCGGATGACCGCGCACACATTCACGCAGGCGCAGCGCCCGCCTTTAACGTCTTCACGAACCAGGTGCCCGCTGGGCCGGGCGGCGTGTCTTTGCGAAAGGCCGCGAACATCGGAACAGGCGGCGTCACTGGTTCGAATTTGTCGAGACGAAGCCGGTGCAACGCACCGGACGCGATGTCGCCCTTGACCATCGCGAGCGGCATATGCCCCCAGCCGAACCCGCCCCGCAAGAAGTCGTGCTTCGCGTGCAGATCCGCCAGCTTCCAGGTGAGCGGCGAAAAAACCTCGAAGCTTTTCCCTTGAGTCAGATCGGTGCGATCGGTCAACACCAGCTGAACGTGATGTTCAAACTCATGCGTTCCGATAACGCGCTTGAGCGATGCCAGCGGATGGGTCGGGGCCACCACCGTGACCATGGTGATATCCATGATTTTTTCGGCATGCATGCCATCCGGAACAGCAAGCGTCGAGCCAATGATTCCCAGCCGGCAGACACCGTCTAAGATCCGTTTGGCCGGCCCGCCCAAAGCGTCGACATAGAGGCGTAAAGGCGTGTGTGGAAACTCAACGGCAAATGCCTGCACGGCCGCGGTCAAGCGCTCCATCGGATAGAACGCGTCGACCGCAACAGCCAGCTCCGGCTCGAGACCTTCTGCCAGGGTGCGGGCGCGAGCCTTGAATCCGTCGATGTCGCGCATCACGGCGCGGGCCTCGCTGACCAGCGCCGCGCCGCCGGCGGTCACGCGAGGATAGCGTCCGCTACGGTCGAAAAGCTGTATGCCCACCTGCCTTTCGAGATTCGCGAGCGTCTGGCTGACTACCGACTGTGTCCGGTGCAGCCTGCGGCCCGCAGCCGAGAAACTGCCTGCGTCGACCGCCGCGATGAAGGTCCGCAACTGATCGAGGGAAACCCCATCCAACATATATCGCTCCTGACGATGGATCGCATCGAAATATTTAGGCTTCCTCTTTAAACGAGGAACGGCTAACCTCCACTTGACATCAAGATGATCGAGGAATGCCGCTGCCATGTCTGCGCGAACCGTCAAATCGACCGACTCACCCACGCGTTCAGGATACAAATCCATCGCCGCAAACGATACGGCCAGTCTTGCGACGCAGCTTCCCATGACGAGAACGATCGTCGCCCGAACCGCAGGCAGGCCGCATGGCCCCGTCAATCGATTGTTCAGCCCAGGCGACCTTGGCGCACTGCTCAAACCCTTTGTCTTCCTCGACTACTTCGACATCCCCGCGCATTCCAATGCACGGTTTCCGATGCACCCGCATTCCGGAATCGCGACCACCACCATCCTGCTCGATGGCGAAGTCCGATACGAAGACACGACGGGCGCATCCGGCGTCATGTCAACGGGCGGCGTCGAGTGGATGAACGCCGGCGGTGGCGTGTGGCATGACGGCTACCCTGAAGGCCGCACGCGAGTGCACGGCTATCAGCTATGGACGGCGTTGCCGAGCGACCTGGAACTGCGCGAAGCCAAGAGCCAGTATCTGTCCGCCCGCGAGATTCCTATGGCCGGTCCGGCCCGCGTCATTCTGGGCCGCTACGACAATGCACAGAGCCCCGCGTCGGCGCCCCCGGGCATCAACTACCTGCATGTGCGGCTCGCGGCCGGCGAGCAATGGCGGTACGCGCCGCCTGCGGGTCACGTTGTCGCTTGGCTGAGCATTCAGCGCGGCGCGCTTCGCGTCGCCGGGCAGCGGATCGATGCCGAGCTTGCCGTCTTCAGCGAGTCGGAGGGCGTTCTGGAGTTCATCGCCGAGTCAGATGCGGAATTCGTCCTTGGTTCCGCGGTCCCGCATCCGCACGAGCTGTCGCTCGGGTACTACTCCGTGCACACCTCGGAAGCCGCGCTGCAAGCCGGAGAAACAAGGATTGCGCAGCTAGGGGAACAGCTTCGCCGCTCCGGTCGTATCAGGTAGTGCTCGTGCCAGTGAGGACAGACTGCGACCCTCCGGTTGCGATCAATACGCATCCGAAGGGTCCGATGATGAAGCGCAAGGCATCGCCGCCAACCACACTGTCGTGTCGCCGCTTAGCTCGCGTCCAAAGACGGCACGTACGCTCCTGCCCGTCCGGCGCGCGCGTCCAGGCTGAATGCGCCGGCGCCGAAGTAAGCGATCTGCAGCAGGCCGCCCGCCATCATCACGTTCTTCAGGAAGTGAATCATCTGGTTTTGATCGGCAAAGTTGTGGTGAAAGAACATCGCCGTGACCACACAGAACACCGCCATCGCCAGCGACACGAAGCGAGCCCGGTAGCCCGACAACAGCAGCAGGCCGCCGCCCAGCTCGGTCAGCACGGCAACGACGAAGGCGAGCGGCGGCACGGGCAGACCCATCGCCGCGATATAGCCAACCGTCGCCGCATACGCGCCGAGCTTGCCCAGCCCGCTCATGACAAACGGCGCACCGATCATGATGCGGCCCAACAGCGGGAGAAACTTGAAACGTTCCATGACGAACTCCTGAAATGAAATTGCGTAGGTGGAATGCGAGAAAAAGAGTTAGCCGGCGTCCACCATCACCAGCTCGGAATCTTCAAGCGCGGAAATCTGCGCCGTGCCGACCTGTGTGATCGCCACGCCGTCCAGCGGCCCAACGAACTCGCCGTTCACTGCGATGCGTCCCGAGGCCACGACGAGATAGGCACGGCGCGCCGGGCTCAATTCGTATCGAACGCGCTCTCCTGCCTTGAGCAATGCGCCAAGCACACGCGCATCGGCGCGGATAGCAAGCGCACCTTCATCGCCTGCGAATCCGCTGGCTAGGACTACGAATCGTCCCGATCGGTCGTCTTTGGGAAATGGCTTGGTGTCCCACGCGGGTTTGCCGCCCGCTTCACGAGGCAGCAGCCAGATC is drawn from Trinickia violacea and contains these coding sequences:
- a CDS encoding LysR family transcriptional regulator yields the protein MLDGVSLDQLRTFIAAVDAGSFSAAGRRLHRTQSVVSQTLANLERQVGIQLFDRSGRYPRVTAGGAALVSEARAVMRDIDGFKARARTLAEGLEPELAVAVDAFYPMERLTAAVQAFAVEFPHTPLRLYVDALGGPAKRILDGVCRLGIIGSTLAVPDGMHAEKIMDITMVTVVAPTHPLASLKRVIGTHEFEHHVQLVLTDRTDLTQGKSFEVFSPLTWKLADLHAKHDFLRGGFGWGHMPLAMVKGDIASGALHRLRLDKFEPVTPPVPMFAAFRKDTPPGPAGTWFVKTLKAGAAPA
- a CDS encoding pirin family protein, whose amino-acid sequence is MTRTIVARTAGRPHGPVNRLFSPGDLGALLKPFVFLDYFDIPAHSNARFPMHPHSGIATTTILLDGEVRYEDTTGASGVMSTGGVEWMNAGGGVWHDGYPEGRTRVHGYQLWTALPSDLELREAKSQYLSAREIPMAGPARVILGRYDNAQSPASAPPGINYLHVRLAAGEQWRYAPPAGHVVAWLSIQRGALRVAGQRIDAELAVFSESEGVLEFIAESDAEFVLGSAVPHPHELSLGYYSVHTSEAALQAGETRIAQLGEQLRRSGRIR
- a CDS encoding DoxX family protein; this translates as MERFKFLPLLGRIMIGAPFVMSGLGKLGAYAATVGYIAAMGLPVPPLAFVVAVLTELGGGLLLLSGYRARFVSLAMAVFCVVTAMFFHHNFADQNQMIHFLKNVMMAGGLLQIAYFGAGAFSLDARAGRAGAYVPSLDAS
- a CDS encoding pirin family protein translates to MLTHRRWKSLDRADLDWLRAKHHFAVSAGGNPAHAALGPLIVWNDDEIAVGGGFPMHGHRDMEIITYVRQGLLGHRDTLGSEGAIHAGDVQVMSAGTGIRHAEFNRGEVPLKLYQIWLLPREAGGKPAWDTKPFPKDDRSGRFVVLASGFAGDEGALAIRADARVLGALLKAGERVRYELSPARRAYLVVASGRIAVNGEFVGPLDGVAITQVGTAQISALEDSELVMVDAG